In Microaerobacter geothermalis, the genomic window CCAAATAATCTACAAACCACTTGCTTCCCACTACATAGGCCCCATAACAACCTAAGGCTTTACTAAAAGTACCCATTTGAACCTCAACTTGATCCTGTAGTCCGAGATGGTGAACATATCCTTTTCCGTCCATTCCGTAAATCCCGCTGCTGTGAGCTTCATCAACCATCAAAATAGCCTGATAACGCTCCTTTAATGTAACTAAGTCTGAAAGCGGAGCGATATCTCCATCCATGCTAAAGACAGTATCGGTAACAATTAATTTCCGCTTATATCCTGATGCCTTTTTTAAAAGTGATTCCAGATGGTTCATGTCATTATGACGGTAACGTTTATGCTCAGCCCTACTTAAACGAACGCCGTCCACTATACTGGCATGATTTAAGCGATCGCTGAATACAATATCATCTCGTCCGACAATACAGGAAATAATCCCGGTATTTAACAAATACCCGCTGCCCAAAATAAGCCCTGCTTCTAACCCTTTCCAGTTAATTAGTGCTGATTCCGCCTCTTGATAACCAGGATGGTTCCCAACAATCAAACGGGATGCCGTCGAACCACACCCCCGCTTTTGGACAGCCTCTATAGCTGCTTTTTTCAATCGTTCATCCCCAGCTAGCCCCAAATAGTTATTAGAAGCAAGATTTAATAATTTACGGTCGTTAATTTTGAGCCAAGTCTGTTCGGCTTGTTCAACATTCACCAATTGACGAATCTGGGAAATCTGTTGTAAAAAGGACAATTTCCCTTTTATTTCTTCTTCCCATGTCCATTGTTTCTCTATTGAATCCATTCGTCCCACACTTCCCCCCCATTTAATTCCCCTAGCCATTTATAGCAAAATTTTGTTCATGGAAATGTGATCACAGAGCATTCGGATTATCCATTCAAAATCCTTCTGATAGACACGAGGAATCACTCCCAATACTGGAATGCCTGAAAACTCTTCAATCAAAGCCGGATTAGTCTGTTCAGCAACACTCTGTTGTTCCTCCATAAGACCATTAACAATAACACCAACGATTTCAAGACCCATACTTTTAGCGAATTGAATCGTCAACAGAGTGTGATTAACAGTACCCAAATCAGGTCTTGCTACTATCAGCAGAGGTAAACCGATGGCTTTGGCTACATCTGACACTAGATAACTCCTTCCCAAAGGGACAGCTAATCCTCCCGCCCCCTCAACCAAAAAAAATTCATGTTCCTTTTCCCTTCTTCGCCAAACTTGCAGAACTTCTTCCAAAGAAATATCAAGTCCCTGTCTTTTGGCAGCAACATATGGAGCCAGGGGTTCTTCAAAAGTAAAGGGTGCAATGTCTTCCAATGGACTGCTGTCTTCAGACGTTGCTTTAAGAATAAAAGCGTCACTGTTCGGGTCTTCCCGTCTCGTTCCGCTCTGCATCGGTTTAAAAACACCTACGTCAATTCCCATCTTACGTAAAGCACCGGCGATAGCTGACGTAACAAATGTTTTTCCAACGTCAGTATCAGTACCTGTGACAAACAATCCCTTTCGCAAGATCTCACCTCATTTATTCCTGATTTATTAAGGATAAGATTTTTTATGGTTCGTTAATTGATTGTAATTTACTCATCTTCCGTTATCTGGAATATGGCTTCTTTCATAATTCTAATCATTTCCTTTAATTCCTCTTCGGAGCTTGATAGAGGAGGCATAAACACGATCGTATCTCCCAACGGCCGTGAAAGCATTCCCAACTGCCGCATTTTCAACGTCACTTGATATCCCAAGCGCCTTCCCCACTCATAGGGACGTTTGGTCTCCTTCTCTTCCACCAATTCAATCCCTGCCATAAATCCGAGCTGCCGAATATCTCCAACATGTTCTAAATCATGCAACGTTTTCAGTTCTTTCCGAATAAAAACAGATTTTTTTCGCACATTTTCTATGACATTCTCTTTTTTAAATAATTCCAGATTGGACAGTGCAACCGCACATCCTAACTGATTTCCAGTATAGGAATGTCCGTGGAAAAAAGTCTTCAGTTCCCTATAATCGGCATAAAAGGCATCATAAATTTGACCGGTCGTTATTGTCGCCGCAACGGGCAGGTATCCTCCTGTAATTCCCTTGGCGATTGTCATAATGTCCGGCCTTACCCCTTCATGGTCACAGGCAAACATCCGCCCCGTCCGTCCGAATCCCGTGGCAACTTCATCGGCTATCAGCAGCACATCATATTCTCTGCACAAACTCTCTACACCTGACAAAAAACCTTGGGGCATAGTAATCATCCCGCCCGCTCCCTGTATCATCGGCTCCAATATTACCGCGGCAATTTCCCGATGATGTCTCTCCAAAGTCGCTTTCAATTCCTGTAAGCATTCTTCCCTGCAAATTTCGGGATTGCTGCTGGGGTGGCGATATACATAGGGGTAAGAAACTTTAAAACTATCGAAAAGAAGCGGCTGGTAGATTTGATGAAAAATATCAATGGAACCAACGCTGACAGCACCTATGGTATCTCCGTGGTACCCATTTCTCATCGTGACAAACTTTTGTTTCTCCCGAACCCCCTTATTACACCAATATTGAAAAGCCATCTTCAAAGCAATTTCAACCGCTTCTGCCCCACTGTCAGAATAAAAAACCCGCTCCAAACCATCCGGAGTTATATGTACGAGCTGTTCCGCCAATTCTGTGGCCGGGATGTTAGTCATGCCAAGCAATGTTGAATGGGCAATTTTCTCAAGTTGCATCCGAATAGCCTCATCTAACTCTCTTTTACAATGACCGTGAACATTTAACCACACTGATGAAAATCCGTCATAGTATTCGTTTCCCTCAGTGTCTTTCACCTTCACCCCGCTTCCTGATTCAATAATCAGCGGATCTTTCTCGTAATCTTTCATTTGTGTAAAGGGAAGCCAGAGATATTTTCTGCTTTTATCTATCAATTGTTGATGTTTGGACATAAGTATCACCTTCCTGTTTCGTGCTAACCACGAATCTATCGAACCTTAAAAATATAAGTTAACCTAATTAATCATCAGGTTAACTTATATTTAATCATGAAGTCTAGTGATCGTCAATCCTGTTTATTGCTAATTAACCGAAGTGGCTCCAGCACTTACGTCAAAGAAATAGCTTCCGCTTCCGTTATAGGAATACACTCTTAGCTGATAGGTTCCGGTGGTTGTAGGGGTAAACGTAATGGTTTCCTGACGTTTAGTTCCTTCCGAACTGGCCACCAGGGTTCCAGAAGGATTGTAAACGTAGATATCAAAATCTGGATAAGTTGAGAAGAAGCTGGATGTCCAGTCAGGAATGATAAATGTAACTGCAATCGGATATCCGGTATTGTTGACGCTGATATTGAACCCATTGCTGGTACCGGTTCCAGTTAAGCTGCCGGATTTATAGAAATGATTGGGCACGATGATGTTGGTTCCTGAAAATCCGCCGGCACTCTTTATCGCAGCATATCCGTCCAGACGGCCATTGCCATAATCAATATCTTTACGTGTCGGACCCCAGTCTAATGCGGTATTGTACAGATTATTCTTCACCTGAGTGGGAGTCTGGCTCGGATTCGCATCCAACATCAACGCCACAGTTCCAGCGGTAAAGGGGGTTGCCATACTGGTTCCGCTATAAGTAATATATCCTGTAGTCGTATTTGCTTTGGCAGCCGTAATATTGTATCCCGGGGCAGCGATATCGGGTTTGATTCGTCCATCAGCCGTATATCCGCGGCTGGAGAAATCAGCTGCAATGCTGGCAACATGGGTACCATGTCCATTGTCGTCATATGGAGTTGTTTTACCTTTTACATAATCCTTCCAGCCAATTACTTTTCCATTGTTTAAATCTTTATGATTACCATCAATTCCTGTATCAATGACAGCGATTACAATATCGTTTTTGGAATAAGAATTGACGTTGCCATCGCCGTCCCCTGTGAGACCAAAATCAGCTTTTGCTTTAGTTGTTCCAAACCATTGGTTGGCGGTAGCAAGAGAGGCTTTGACTTCCCCGTCATATTCCACCTGATTGATGAAAGGGATTTTGTCCAGCATCTCAATTTGTTTTTTGGTAAGAGTTGCCGCAAATCCGTCAATGATGCTGTACTCATATTTGGTTTGGAAAATCCCGATATGTTGCTGAAGTACGTCTGCAGCTTTCCCTTTCAACTGAGAACGGTCAAACTTTACAATAACAGGGAGCTTGTCCCCTTCATTGATTCCCTGAAGTTTTTCTTCAAGATTATCAAACAGTTTGTTTCCGTTTTTGTTTGTCATGGCAACATCCGGCTTCTCAAAAACACTCTTCGGCTTCACAGGTTGCGGCTGATTCCCCTGGGCAAATCCGTATACTGGAGAAAGAAACAGCACTGCAACCAAAAAGATGGACAACATTACTTTTCTTTTTCCCATCATAAATCCTCCCATTTTTTAATTAAATCTAAAAGTAAATCAGACAATTCAGACATGACGAATCATCACCATCGAACGACGAGGGTTTTACTTTCTGATTCTTACTTTCTTAAGAATCAGCCTCCTCTCTTTTGAAGATTGACAAAGCCCGAAGAAATGACCACATTGGTCATAAACCCTGTTTGTTGCACAGAGGCAGGAAAAAAGTATGAAATTGTACTCCAAGTTTCGCGAATAATAGACAAGTTCCCTATCAGAATTTTTCGATAAAATTTTACGTAAAAAAAAGAGACCAGAAAACTCAAGGTTTTCTGATCTGAAAAAATTTGTCCTCTTTCATTCTTTGACTGTTGATGTAAATTTTTTTGAAAGTTTTAACATGAATGATGGCAACTTAAGATCTCTGATCCACTGTTACTGAATATCCTACATCATCACCCGCATATACCGCTGATGCCCCAAAACCTATAGCAGCAATTATAAGGATCGCTATTAATAAACGTTTCATTCTTTCACCCCCTATTCCTGATTCATTTTTAGTTTTACTAAAAAAGCCTTATACAGCTTTTCTGAACAATGATATTTATCTCCCATTTCGTGAAAGTATTTGGCTACTGTTTCGTATAATTCAATTTCTTTGGTATAAAAAGCTTATGTTTTATTGCTATCTGCTTTGCTTTTTCTAGTTTCTCACGAGCAAGCAAATACATTTTTTGAGATCTTAAGAGAATACCTTGGAGATTTAAGGCTGAAATTAGCGAATCCGTTTCATTTTCTGTTAAATAATGAAGGGCCCTTTCACATGCATAATTCGCATTAATCATGTCTTTTAAAGCATAAAAAGTAGACGCCATATTGTAATATAAAATACCTTTCATTCTAAGTTGATTGCTAGGAATATTCTCGAATATTTTATAAATTTGGTCTAAGGCTTTTGTATACTTTTCCTGGCGAAAATAGATAGCTCCAATCTTTATTTTGCATTCTATAACATTCTCTTCATCATTTTCCTGCTCAAACAATTCTATAGCCTTTTCCAAAAACAGTTGAGCTTCCTTGTAATTCTCCTCCTCCAAATACATTAAACCAAGTGCCTTGTGGGCTTTAGCGGATTGTTCGATAAACATGGATTTTTCCGCCAACTGCAACGCATTTTCATACTTTTCTTTTGCCTTTTCGATAAATCCTGTACTATAGTAGGTTTCTGCCTGCTCCAGGATGTAATCAACCGAATCTGTTGACCCTTTTTCGTAAATCATCTCATCGGAAAGACCTAGTTTATTCTTAAGATATTCCCAAGTCTCAAGGTCAGGCTGAACCTTGCCGTTTTCAATA contains:
- the bioA gene encoding adenosylmethionine--8-amino-7-oxononanoate transaminase, which produces MSKHQQLIDKSRKYLWLPFTQMKDYEKDPLIIESGSGVKVKDTEGNEYYDGFSSVWLNVHGHCKRELDEAIRMQLEKIAHSTLLGMTNIPATELAEQLVHITPDGLERVFYSDSGAEAVEIALKMAFQYWCNKGVREKQKFVTMRNGYHGDTIGAVSVGSIDIFHQIYQPLLFDSFKVSYPYVYRHPSSNPEICREECLQELKATLERHHREIAAVILEPMIQGAGGMITMPQGFLSGVESLCREYDVLLIADEVATGFGRTGRMFACDHEGVRPDIMTIAKGITGGYLPVAATITTGQIYDAFYADYRELKTFFHGHSYTGNQLGCAVALSNLELFKKENVIENVRKKSVFIRKELKTLHDLEHVGDIRQLGFMAGIELVEEKETKRPYEWGRRLGYQVTLKMRQLGMLSRPLGDTIVFMPPLSSSEEELKEMIRIMKEAIFQITEDE
- a CDS encoding tetratricopeptide repeat protein yields the protein MSIAKLSNIENGKVQPDLETWEYLKNKLGLSDEMIYEKGSTDSVDYILEQAETYYSTGFIEKAKEKYENALQLAEKSMFIEQSAKAHKALGLMYLEEENYKEAQLFLEKAIELFEQENDEENVIECKIKIGAIYFRQEKYTKALDQIYKIFENIPSNQLRMKGILYYNMASTFYALKDMINANYACERALHYLTENETDSLISALNLQGILLRSQKMYLLAREKLEKAKQIAIKHKLFIPKKLNYTKQ
- the bioD gene encoding dethiobiotin synthase, with the translated sequence MRKGLFVTGTDTDVGKTFVTSAIAGALRKMGIDVGVFKPMQSGTRREDPNSDAFILKATSEDSSPLEDIAPFTFEEPLAPYVAAKRQGLDISLEEVLQVWRRREKEHEFFLVEGAGGLAVPLGRSYLVSDVAKAIGLPLLIVARPDLGTVNHTLLTIQFAKSMGLEIVGVIVNGLMEEQQSVAEQTNPALIEEFSGIPVLGVIPRVYQKDFEWIIRMLCDHISMNKILL
- a CDS encoding S8 family serine peptidase; translated protein: MGKRKVMLSIFLVAVLFLSPVYGFAQGNQPQPVKPKSVFEKPDVAMTNKNGNKLFDNLEEKLQGINEGDKLPVIVKFDRSQLKGKAADVLQQHIGIFQTKYEYSIIDGFAATLTKKQIEMLDKIPFINQVEYDGEVKASLATANQWFGTTKAKADFGLTGDGDGNVNSYSKNDIVIAVIDTGIDGNHKDLNNGKVIGWKDYVKGKTTPYDDNGHGTHVASIAADFSSRGYTADGRIKPDIAAPGYNITAAKANTTTGYITYSGTSMATPFTAGTVALMLDANPSQTPTQVKNNLYNTALDWGPTRKDIDYGNGRLDGYAAIKSAGGFSGTNIIVPNHFYKSGSLTGTGTSNGFNISVNNTGYPIAVTFIIPDWTSSFFSTYPDFDIYVYNPSGTLVASSEGTKRQETITFTPTTTGTYQLRVYSYNGSGSYFFDVSAGATSVN
- the bioF gene encoding 8-amino-7-oxononanoate synthase yields the protein MDSIEKQWTWEEEIKGKLSFLQQISQIRQLVNVEQAEQTWLKINDRKLLNLASNNYLGLAGDERLKKAAIEAVQKRGCGSTASRLIVGNHPGYQEAESALINWKGLEAGLILGSGYLLNTGIISCIVGRDDIVFSDRLNHASIVDGVRLSRAEHKRYRHNDMNHLESLLKKASGYKRKLIVTDTVFSMDGDIAPLSDLVTLKERYQAILMVDEAHSSGIYGMDGKGYVHHLGLQDQVEVQMGTFSKALGCYGAYVVGSKWFVDYLVNKMRSFIFTTALPSAVLGSIQASIQIVQKEGIRREALLNHAEYFREKLSHLGFNICHSQTQIVPILIGPNDQAMQFSQLLQENGIFAVAIRPPTVPNNQARIRFTIMATHKKHELDWAIEKIAAVGKKLGVIS